One window of the Hyperolius riggenbachi isolate aHypRig1 chromosome 5, aHypRig1.pri, whole genome shotgun sequence genome contains the following:
- the LOC137517827 gene encoding GSK-3-binding protein-like: protein MPCRKESFLLLEQSVTVGSKEVDSLVARIGSALQLNAHRSPTSCSMAYGGVLKPATVPRPPSSAAMCSCVRGRTTPYPVCTPRAAARCNHQHAGARSCPGGNKQLCGRGWLRRKHGEDGEEEDPHQLLQELLLSGNLIKEAVRRLHLAGEAASATGESVQCRVAEPAETTVQ, encoded by the coding sequence ATGCCGTGCCGCAAGGAGAGCTTCCTGCTGCTGGAGCAGTCCGTCACGGTGGGCTCCAAGGAGGTGGACTCGCTGGTGGCCCGTATCGGGTCAGCGCTGCAGCTGAATGCCCACCGATCCCCGACCTCCTGCAGCATGGCGTACGGGGGTGTCCTGAAGCCTGCCACCGTTCCCAGGCCGCCCTCCTCCGCCGCCATGTGCTCGTGTGTGCGAGGCAGGACTACGCCGTACCCGGTGTGCACTCCCAGGGCGGCCGCCCGCTGCAACCACCAGCATGCCGGGGCCAGGAGCTGCCCGGGGGGCAACAAGCAGCTGTGCGGCCGGGGCTGGCTGCGGAGGAAGCACGGAGAGGACGGGGAGGAGGAGGATCCGCATCAGCTGCTGCAGGAGCTCCTGCTGTCCGGCAACCTCATCAAAGAGGCAGTCAGGAGGCTACATCTAGCCGGAGAGGCGGCCAGTGCGACGGGGGAGTCAGTGCAATGCAGAGTGGCGGAGCCTGCAGAGACCACCGTGCAGTGA